The nucleotide window GTCCGAGCTTCTGGAACGGGTAGCCAAAGAGGAGTTTCGCAAGCGGAAGGGCAGGGACATCTATACCAACGTGGACTTTTACAGCGCCTCACTCTATTACATGATGGGAATCCCTATGGATCTTTTTACCCCTATCTTTGCCATTTCCAGAGTAGCCGGTTGGACAGCACACGTGATCGAGGAGCAGTTTGCTGAGGCAGCTCCCAAGCCCATGCTCTATCGGCCTGAATCTGAATACGTGGGAGAGTATTGCGGTCCGGAAGTTTGCACCTTCGAACCGCTCGAAGCGCGCTAACTAGAGGAGAAAGCAATGACGGGAAATGGGGCAGCCATGGTGCTGGCCTCCTTTGTGGGCGACGCCCTGGCTCTGGGGGTGCACTGGATCTATGACACTGCCAAAATCAAGGAGCAGTATGGCAGGGTGGCTGAGTTTATCGCGCCCGGGCAAGAATCCTACCATCCCGGCAAGAAAAGAGGCGAATTCACCCATTATGGTGATCAGGCCCTGGTGCTCCTGGAGTCTGTCGCTGCCAGCAGGGGCCTTATTCTGGAGGACTTTGCCCAACGGTGGCGGGCCTTGTTCCATAACTACCACGGCTACTACGACGCTGCCACCAAAGGAGCGCTGCGGCAGTTTGGCAAGGGCAAATCACCGCAGGAGTCAGGATCTCCTTCCGATGACCTGGCCGGAGCCTCACGGATTGCTCCACTCGTCTATTGTTACCAGCACGATGTCGACGCCCTGATCCAGGCAGCCAGAGTCCAGACCAGAATGACCCACAAGGACGAACTCACCGTTGACTGTGCCGAGCTTTTCGCCAGGGTTGCCTGGGACGTTCTCAAAGGCTCGTCGCCTCGCCCAACCATCAAGGAAGTCAGTCAGCAGCACTTCACCGATTCTCCTCTTAGTGCATGGGTGGAGGAAGGGCTGGCCACGATAGGGCAGGAAAGTGTGGCCGTCATAAAAACTTTTGGTCAGACCTGTCACACCCCTGAAGCCTTTCCTGGGGTGATCCACCTCATTGCCAAGTATGAAAACGATCTCGAGGAAGGGCTGGTTCAGGCAATAATGGCGGGAGGCGACTCAGCAGCCCGCGGCATGGCTGTGGGCATGATACTGGGTGCTCATCTGGGAGAAGACAGCATTCCCGCTGCCTGGCTGACAGACATGAAAAAGGGCCCCTACATCAGGGAACTTCTCCAGCGCCTTGGCTAGAGTTGCGGTCTGGATAGAGTCTTGTTCCACTGCCGGCGTGCTGCCGCAAGCCCTGCCGGTCACTGGCGGCTCAACAGCGGCTCAGAGCAACCCTTCTGGAGGCAGCACGTAACTGCTATCATAGGCTGGCACTCCACCAGCTGCTACACACAAGCGAACGAGCTCCTGGTAGGGATTCAGGGACTTGCCTCCTCGTGTACTGTAATACACTCCGTCCATTAGCAAAGCGTATGATCGCTTTTTTGACAGCTGCATGGGCTGTTTTATCTGATAATGGAGATGGGGACACGAATCAGCTGCCAGGCCGGACTCTCCCAGCTCGCCAAGCAGCTGGCCGGCCTCCACCCTGTCGCCAGCAGTGACCGAAGGCGTCGTCAGCAGGTGGCCATAGAGGTGCACGTACCCTTCATCGTCCACGAGGCGCACATAGTAGCCGTTGCTCTCGGTCTTGCCGCCTCGCGGCGCACCTGCCATTGCTCCGCCATAATTCCAGTGTTGGGCGACTACTCCAGGGCGAGTGGCAACAACCTGCAAGCCAATGGAGCCGAATATGTCTATGGCATGGTGCAGCCTGCCTCGGTCCCTGGATTCATGGTAATCATTTTTGAAGGTGATCTCCTGGGGGCATTCGCCGAGTTTTAACCGAGAAACCACAACCGTATCCTGGCGGGCAAGCCTCGAAGGATAACGGATGGGAAAACATGAGAGCGCCAGGCTCATAGTCTCCTCCCTTCATTAGTTCATCAATACTTCATGCCCCTGATAATAAAGTAAGC belongs to Deltaproteobacteria bacterium and includes:
- a CDS encoding ADP-ribosylglycohydrolase family protein; translated protein: MTGNGAAMVLASFVGDALALGVHWIYDTAKIKEQYGRVAEFIAPGQESYHPGKKRGEFTHYGDQALVLLESVAASRGLILEDFAQRWRALFHNYHGYYDAATKGALRQFGKGKSPQESGSPSDDLAGASRIAPLVYCYQHDVDALIQAARVQTRMTHKDELTVDCAELFARVAWDVLKGSSPRPTIKEVSQQHFTDSPLSAWVEEGLATIGQESVAVIKTFGQTCHTPEAFPGVIHLIAKYENDLEEGLVQAIMAGGDSAARGMAVGMILGAHLGEDSIPAAWLTDMKKGPYIRELLQRLG
- a CDS encoding citrate (Si)-synthase encodes the protein SELLERVAKEEFRKRKGRDIYTNVDFYSASLYYMMGIPMDLFTPIFAISRVAGWTAHVIEEQFAEAAPKPMLYRPESEYVGEYCGPEVCTFEPLEAR
- a CDS encoding M23 family metallopeptidase: MSLALSCFPIRYPSRLARQDTVVVSRLKLGECPQEITFKNDYHESRDRGRLHHAIDIFGSIGLQVVATRPGVVAQHWNYGGAMAGAPRGGKTESNGYYVRLVDDEGYVHLYGHLLTTPSVTAGDRVEAGQLLGELGESGLAADSCPHLHYQIKQPMQLSKKRSYALLMDGVYYSTRGGKSLNPYQELVRLCVAAGGVPAYDSSYVLPPEGLL